A DNA window from Myxococcales bacterium contains the following coding sequences:
- the map gene encoding type I methionyl aminopeptidase: MAIELKNAREIEQLRVACQMAAETLMLVGEQLRVGMTTADIDAIVHEDTLKRGAYPAPLKYRGFPKSVCTSVNDVVCHGIPGTEVLRDGDIVNVDVTTLYKGFYGDTSATFYLGTPSAEARLVTEVARKSLELAIAEVHEGARLGDIGAAIQEYAEAQGCSVVRDFVGHGIGRKFHEDPQVKHYGKRGTGERLKVGMTFTIEPMVNLGRWEVKVDPRDKWTARTVDGKLSAQFEHTLAVTKDGVDVLTKRPKPLRMSENVSLVFA, encoded by the coding sequence GTGGCTATCGAACTAAAAAACGCTCGCGAGATCGAGCAGCTCCGCGTGGCGTGCCAGATGGCCGCCGAGACCCTCATGCTCGTCGGTGAGCAACTGCGCGTCGGCATGACCACGGCCGACATCGACGCCATCGTTCACGAGGACACCCTCAAGCGGGGCGCCTACCCGGCACCGCTCAAGTACCGTGGCTTCCCGAAGAGCGTGTGTACCTCGGTGAACGACGTGGTGTGTCACGGCATCCCAGGGACCGAAGTGCTGCGCGACGGCGACATCGTGAACGTCGACGTCACCACGCTCTACAAGGGCTTCTACGGCGACACGTCGGCGACGTTCTATCTCGGCACGCCCAGCGCAGAAGCTCGGCTCGTCACCGAGGTCGCCCGCAAGAGCCTCGAGCTCGCGATCGCCGAAGTGCATGAGGGCGCGCGCCTGGGCGACATCGGGGCCGCGATCCAGGAGTACGCGGAGGCGCAGGGCTGCAGCGTCGTGCGCGACTTCGTCGGCCACGGCATTGGGCGGAAGTTTCACGAGGATCCGCAGGTGAAGCACTACGGCAAGCGCGGCACCGGCGAGCGCCTCAAGGTGGGCATGACGTTCACGATCGAGCCGATGGTGAACCTCGGCCGGTGGGAGGTGAAGGTCGACCCGCGCGACAAGTGGACCGCCCGCACGGTCGACGGGAAGCTCTCCGCGCAGTTCGAGCACACGCTGGCCGTCACGAAGGACGGCGTCGACGTGCTCACGAAGCGGCCGAAGCCTCTCCGCATGTCGGAGAACGTCTCCCTCGTGTTCGCCTGA
- a CDS encoding 3-dehydroquinate dehydratase, with the protein MGAAGPARESNEASRRLRIACFSGPNLQLLGQREPDVYGTETLAAIHARLHATAACLDIDLDARQTNHEGTLCDWIAELPGTADGLLLNAGAYTHTSIALLDALRGTGVVCVEVHLSNPEAREPFRRVSRVAAACIGKVCGFGGDSYLLALDGLVRVLRASAPAPRP; encoded by the coding sequence GTGGGCGCCGCCGGCCCGGCGCGCGAGTCCAACGAGGCCAGCCGGCGCCTCCGCATCGCGTGCTTCTCGGGCCCGAACCTGCAGCTCCTCGGCCAGCGCGAGCCCGACGTGTACGGGACCGAGACCCTGGCGGCCATCCACGCGCGCCTCCACGCGACCGCCGCGTGTCTCGACATAGACCTCGACGCACGCCAGACCAACCACGAGGGCACGCTGTGCGACTGGATCGCCGAGCTGCCGGGCACGGCCGACGGCCTGCTCCTGAACGCTGGCGCCTACACCCACACGTCTATCGCGCTGCTCGACGCGCTCCGGGGCACAGGGGTCGTGTGTGTGGAGGTGCACCTGTCGAACCCCGAGGCGCGCGAGCCCTTCCGGCGCGTGTCCCGCGTCGCGGCGGCGTGCATCGGGAAAGTATGCGGCTTCGGGGGCGACAGCTACCTGCTCGCCCTCGACGGCCTGGTCCGCGTGCTCCGCGCCAGCGCGCCCGCCCCACGCCCGTAG
- the accC gene encoding acetyl-CoA carboxylase biotin carboxylase subunit, whose product MFKKILIANRGEIALRVLRACKELGVRTVAVHSEADARALHVRFADEAVCIGPAAAARSYLHIPSIVSAAEVTGADAVHPGYGFLSENAEFARLLGKCGVAFIGPTPDAMRAWGDKVTARANAQKHGLPLLPGSPVLRDEAHAIEEARRIGLPVILKASGGGGGRGMRIVRAEAEIGNAFSQAVREAEAGFKNPDVYMEKFIENPKHIEFQVIADQHGGVWTLGERECSLQRRHQKVIEEAPSPAMTPELRQEIGEIIRRAVRATDYTSLGTLEFIMDTDADRKLYFLEMNTRVQVEHPVTEMVTGLDLVQLQIRVAAGERIDLPDTRPWSFRGHAIECRVNAEDPVTFAPWPGLISEYFPPGGTGVRVDSGVYGGFRVPSDYDSLIAKVIVHASTRGEAVTRMRRALDEFIVGGIRTNIPLHQRLLRDAEVLDGTMTTRTVERIVATPQD is encoded by the coding sequence ATGTTCAAGAAGATCTTGATCGCGAACCGCGGGGAGATCGCCCTGCGTGTGCTCCGCGCCTGCAAGGAGCTCGGCGTCCGCACGGTGGCGGTGCATTCCGAGGCCGACGCCCGTGCCCTTCACGTGCGCTTCGCCGACGAGGCCGTGTGCATCGGGCCGGCGGCGGCGGCACGCAGCTATCTCCACATTCCGTCGATCGTCAGCGCGGCGGAGGTCACCGGCGCCGACGCCGTGCACCCCGGCTACGGGTTCCTCTCCGAGAACGCAGAGTTCGCGCGGTTGCTCGGCAAGTGCGGCGTCGCGTTCATCGGCCCCACGCCCGACGCGATGCGCGCGTGGGGCGACAAGGTCACGGCGCGCGCAAACGCGCAGAAACACGGGCTCCCGCTGCTCCCAGGCAGCCCCGTGCTCCGCGACGAGGCGCACGCGATCGAGGAGGCCCGGCGCATCGGCCTCCCGGTCATCCTGAAGGCGTCGGGTGGCGGCGGCGGCCGCGGCATGCGCATCGTGCGCGCCGAGGCCGAGATCGGGAACGCGTTCTCGCAGGCGGTGCGAGAGGCCGAGGCCGGCTTCAAGAACCCCGATGTCTACATGGAGAAGTTCATCGAGAACCCGAAGCACATCGAGTTCCAGGTGATCGCCGATCAGCACGGCGGCGTGTGGACGCTGGGCGAGCGCGAGTGCTCTCTCCAGCGGCGCCACCAGAAGGTCATCGAGGAGGCCCCGAGCCCCGCCATGACGCCGGAGCTGCGCCAGGAGATCGGCGAGATCATCCGGCGCGCCGTGCGCGCGACCGACTACACCTCGCTCGGCACGCTGGAGTTCATCATGGACACCGACGCGGACCGGAAGCTGTATTTCCTGGAGATGAACACCCGCGTACAGGTCGAGCATCCGGTGACCGAGATGGTGACCGGGCTCGACCTCGTGCAGCTCCAGATCCGCGTCGCCGCGGGGGAGCGGATCGACCTGCCCGACACCCGCCCGTGGAGCTTCCGCGGCCACGCGATCGAGTGCCGCGTCAACGCCGAAGACCCCGTCACCTTCGCGCCCTGGCCGGGCCTCATCTCCGAATATTTCCCGCCCGGCGGCACCGGCGTGCGGGTCGACTCGGGCGTCTACGGGGGCTTCCGGGTCCCTTCCGACTACGACTCGCTCATCGCGAAGGTCATCGTGCACGCCAGCACCCGCGGCGAGGCCGTCACCCGCATGCGGCGTGCGCTCGACGAGTTCATCGTAGGCGGCATCCGCACGAACATCCCGCTGCACCAGCGCCTCCTCCGAGACGCCGAGGTGCTCGACGGCACCATGACGACCCGCACGGTGGAGCGGATCGTGGCCACTCCGCAGGACTGA
- a CDS encoding TerB family tellurite resistance protein has product MHEQQIAIVKGLVPVAWADGDFGEKEREAIGGLLAAYGASEEEKKALFDYAGEKRTLDDINLQDLSASDRRVLLQTAVVISFVDGEQSIEESTMLVELASRLRIPDEEAKTVISEAAARAKQHLGLL; this is encoded by the coding sequence ATGCACGAACAGCAAATCGCCATCGTCAAGGGGCTCGTCCCCGTCGCCTGGGCCGACGGAGACTTCGGTGAGAAGGAGCGCGAAGCGATCGGAGGGCTCCTGGCCGCGTACGGCGCAAGCGAGGAAGAGAAGAAGGCGCTCTTCGACTACGCCGGCGAGAAGCGAACCCTCGACGACATCAACCTCCAAGACCTCTCCGCGAGCGATCGCCGCGTGCTGCTCCAGACCGCTGTGGTCATCAGCTTCGTCGACGGCGAGCAGAGCATCGAGGAGTCGACGATGCTCGTCGAGCTCGCGTCGCGCCTCCGCATCCCGGACGAGGAGGCCAAGACTGTCATCTCGGAGGCCGCCGCGCGCGCCAAGCAGCACCTCGGCCTCCTGTAG
- a CDS encoding NifU family protein, producing MEEKLVASCRDLVVPLVHADGGRVYLVSASAELVHVHLTGTCAGCPGAQMTRERLIEPVVAKVAPKASVKVTTGFSAPAGARPIDA from the coding sequence GTGGAAGAGAAACTCGTGGCCTCCTGTCGCGATCTGGTCGTGCCCTTGGTCCACGCGGACGGGGGCCGCGTGTACCTCGTCAGCGCGTCCGCGGAGCTCGTCCACGTCCACCTCACGGGGACGTGCGCCGGGTGCCCTGGCGCGCAGATGACCCGCGAGCGGCTCATCGAGCCCGTCGTGGCGAAGGTCGCCCCGAAGGCGTCCGTGAAGGTGACCACGGGCTTCTCGGCCCCGGCGGGCGCGCGGCCCATCGACGCCTGA
- a CDS encoding Fic family protein produces MDKTWISGVILDVLGHSSLGFARPDPRELGARAEHRAGRDDRSTMAAKTAKTPPKKRGHIAPPEAPKPLTIEERAQRLDQRLQAADPEFQRQYLEALDMSWIYHDSALEGTVYTQEELRMALDPSAVLVAESSLQPICEEIRRHREALEYVRDFALRKRLPVTLDVVKKIYLIFHPEEGDIKTVRYRKDVPQHRLYFHEYAPPEKIPAKVRQVVDWLNDPETRKARGPLRIAARAHYDLLRVFPFATDSGKVARLLLNLLLLRAGYPPSIVHSTERQRYYEALKGSSTAMSQIVLEAVENNLASVEKLLDSYEARRR; encoded by the coding sequence ATGGATAAGACTTGGATTTCAGGCGTCATTCTTGACGTTTTAGGTCACAGTTCGTTAGGGTTCGCGCGCCCAGACCCACGAGAGTTGGGCGCACGCGCGGAGCACCGGGCGGGGCGTGACGATCGGAGCACCATGGCCGCCAAGACCGCCAAGACCCCGCCCAAGAAGCGTGGACACATCGCGCCTCCCGAGGCGCCGAAGCCCCTTACCATCGAGGAGCGGGCCCAGAGGCTCGACCAGCGCTTGCAGGCCGCCGATCCCGAGTTTCAGCGCCAGTACCTGGAGGCGCTCGACATGTCGTGGATTTACCACGACAGCGCGCTCGAGGGGACCGTCTACACCCAAGAAGAGCTGCGAATGGCGCTCGACCCTTCGGCGGTGCTCGTGGCGGAGTCGAGCCTTCAGCCCATCTGCGAAGAGATCCGGCGCCACCGGGAGGCGCTCGAGTATGTGCGGGACTTCGCGCTGCGCAAGCGGCTCCCGGTCACGCTCGACGTCGTGAAGAAGATCTACCTGATCTTCCACCCCGAAGAGGGCGACATCAAGACGGTCCGATACCGCAAGGACGTCCCGCAGCACCGCCTCTACTTCCACGAGTACGCGCCGCCGGAGAAGATCCCCGCGAAGGTGCGGCAGGTCGTCGACTGGCTGAACGACCCCGAGACGCGCAAAGCTCGGGGGCCGCTGCGCATCGCCGCGCGCGCGCACTACGACCTGCTGCGGGTGTTCCCCTTCGCCACCGACAGCGGGAAGGTCGCGCGGTTGCTGCTGAATCTGCTGCTGCTGCGCGCGGGGTACCCGCCGTCGATCGTTCACTCGACCGAGCGGCAGCGGTACTACGAGGCGCTGAAGGGCTCGAGCACCGCGATGAGTCAGATCGTCCTCGAAGCGGTGGAGAACAACCTCGCGTCAGTGGAGAAGCTCCTCGACAGCTACGAGGCGCGGCGACGGTAG
- the recN gene encoding DNA repair protein RecN: protein MLLELSIQNLVLIDRLSVEFAEGFNVLTGETGAGKSMLVDALGLVLGGRASADVVRTGEKETEVEARFELQPGSRALERLAQAGIPCDGELVVRRVVQAEGRSRAFLNGRLSTAAQLAELAKDLCDIASQHESVSLTDPASHLEYLDAFGRLDDARSELRVDYAKLADVVRTLESTRATERSRGEREDFLAFQAREIDELDPSVGEEHALESERARLRHAERLVVATRGAAERLYDGDEAICDRLGRIVSDLEQAASLDPSLAPVARAVDAALAELSDAARQVSRYAESVEENPERLAELDERYFRLQKLLRKHGPSTQELLAYRQELGRELEAMASGQERVVALEADRDARLAAIGAAARALSKKRRAAAEKLADAVGRELGQLGMGRARVSVDVAPIHPGQSDALVVDGARLTENGVDRVEFLIAPNKGEDPKPLRRIASGGELSRALLALKRVLAEKGPAGLYVFDEVDAGVSGAVAEVIGRSIAEVSRHRQVLCITHLPQIAALADTHFVVDKSEEGERTVSRVRRLSESERVAELARMIGGVKVGDAARKAARELLAAKDG, encoded by the coding sequence ATGCTTCTCGAGCTGTCGATCCAGAACCTCGTGCTCATCGATCGGCTCTCCGTCGAGTTCGCGGAGGGCTTCAACGTGCTCACGGGCGAGACCGGCGCCGGCAAGTCGATGCTCGTCGACGCGCTCGGCCTCGTGCTTGGGGGTCGCGCGAGCGCGGACGTGGTGCGCACGGGAGAGAAAGAGACGGAGGTCGAGGCGCGCTTCGAGCTGCAGCCCGGTTCCCGCGCGCTCGAGCGGCTCGCCCAGGCGGGCATTCCCTGTGACGGCGAGCTCGTCGTGCGGCGCGTGGTGCAGGCCGAAGGGAGGAGCCGGGCGTTCCTGAACGGTCGCCTCTCCACCGCTGCGCAGCTCGCGGAGCTCGCGAAGGATCTCTGCGACATCGCCTCCCAGCACGAGAGCGTCAGCCTCACCGACCCGGCGAGCCACCTCGAGTACCTCGACGCGTTCGGGCGGCTCGACGACGCACGCTCCGAGCTCCGCGTCGACTATGCGAAGCTCGCCGACGTCGTGCGGACGCTCGAGTCGACCCGCGCGACCGAGCGGAGCCGGGGCGAACGCGAAGATTTCCTCGCGTTCCAAGCTCGAGAGATCGACGAGCTCGATCCGAGCGTCGGCGAGGAGCACGCGCTCGAGTCCGAGCGGGCCCGGCTGCGCCACGCCGAGCGGCTCGTCGTCGCGACCCGCGGCGCCGCGGAGCGGCTCTACGACGGCGACGAAGCGATTTGTGATCGGCTCGGGCGCATCGTGTCCGATCTCGAGCAAGCGGCGTCGCTCGACCCGAGCCTGGCGCCGGTGGCGCGGGCAGTGGACGCGGCGCTCGCGGAGCTCTCCGACGCGGCCCGCCAGGTCTCTCGCTACGCCGAGTCGGTCGAGGAGAACCCCGAGCGCCTCGCGGAGCTCGACGAGCGCTATTTTCGCCTGCAGAAGCTGCTGCGCAAGCACGGCCCCAGCACGCAGGAGCTGCTCGCCTACCGACAGGAGCTCGGCCGCGAGCTCGAGGCGATGGCCTCGGGGCAGGAGCGCGTCGTCGCGCTCGAGGCGGATCGCGACGCTCGGCTGGCCGCGATCGGCGCCGCCGCGCGCGCTCTCTCCAAGAAGCGCCGGGCGGCGGCCGAGAAGCTCGCCGACGCGGTGGGCCGCGAGCTCGGGCAGCTCGGGATGGGCCGCGCGCGCGTGTCGGTCGACGTCGCGCCCATCCACCCGGGCCAGAGCGACGCGCTCGTGGTCGACGGCGCGCGCCTCACGGAGAACGGGGTCGATCGCGTCGAGTTCCTCATCGCCCCGAACAAGGGCGAGGACCCGAAGCCGCTGCGGCGCATCGCGAGCGGCGGCGAGCTGTCTCGCGCGCTGCTCGCGCTGAAGCGGGTGCTCGCGGAGAAAGGGCCCGCGGGGCTCTACGTGTTCGACGAGGTCGACGCCGGCGTGAGCGGCGCGGTGGCCGAGGTGATCGGGCGAAGCATCGCGGAGGTCTCACGGCACCGCCAGGTGCTGTGCATCACTCACCTCCCGCAGATCGCCGCGCTCGCCGACACTCACTTCGTCGTCGACAAGAGCGAGGAGGGCGAGCGTACGGTCAGCCGCGTACGCCGGCTCTCCGAGAGCGAGCGCGTCGCGGAGCTCGCGAGGATGATCGGCGGGGTCAAGGTGGGGGACGCCGCGCGCAAGGCGGCCCGCGAGCTGCTGGCCGCGAAGGACGGCTGA
- a CDS encoding FHA domain-containing protein, with protein MRYRLRLQLQEFDLPRGTTLIGRSYDCHVTIEDALVSRQHARIEVDDSVFIFDLGSRNGVKVNGTPIKGSHELHHGDRVRIGTQDLLFTADPGRAPEPSKTTGFLQHCHSCHMPYSREAGACPTCGAVPEELDTQTDVAQSESAWTFELQLQVLERALSMGRLDDAARILGRAREQLEEALNRGERVSRGQISLLLVAALRTSFLSRDGAWAVWAASVCESLSFVPTSEVLGWFQQLHGRFPELEAPIAALVEHHRARAEELSLDETSVLTRLELLTQGREEDPFAQTAVSKLP; from the coding sequence GTGCGCTACCGACTGCGACTGCAGCTTCAGGAGTTCGACCTCCCACGCGGGACGACGCTCATTGGGCGCAGCTACGACTGCCACGTGACGATCGAGGACGCGCTCGTCTCTCGGCAGCACGCGCGCATCGAGGTCGACGATTCGGTGTTCATCTTCGACCTTGGGAGCCGCAACGGCGTCAAGGTGAACGGCACGCCGATCAAGGGCTCCCATGAGCTCCACCACGGCGATCGCGTACGCATCGGCACGCAGGACCTGCTCTTCACCGCCGACCCCGGGCGGGCGCCCGAGCCCTCGAAGACCACGGGCTTCCTGCAGCATTGCCACTCGTGCCACATGCCGTATTCCCGCGAGGCCGGGGCATGCCCCACCTGTGGGGCCGTGCCGGAAGAGCTCGACACACAGACCGACGTCGCCCAGAGCGAGTCGGCGTGGACGTTCGAGCTTCAGCTCCAGGTGCTCGAGCGGGCGCTCTCGATGGGGCGCCTGGACGACGCCGCCCGTATCCTAGGCCGGGCGCGCGAGCAGCTCGAAGAGGCCCTGAACCGCGGAGAGCGGGTGAGCCGCGGGCAGATCTCGCTGCTGCTCGTGGCGGCGCTTCGGACGAGCTTCCTGTCGCGCGACGGCGCGTGGGCGGTGTGGGCGGCGTCAGTGTGCGAGAGCCTCTCGTTCGTGCCGACCTCCGAGGTGCTCGGCTGGTTCCAGCAGCTTCACGGGCGCTTCCCCGAGCTCGAGGCGCCGATCGCGGCGCTGGTCGAGCACCATAGGGCCCGCGCCGAGGAGCTCTCGCTCGACGAGACCTCGGTGCTCACGCGGCTCGAGCTCCTCACCCAGGGCCGGGAGGAGGATCCCTTCGCCCAGACGGCCGTCTCGAAGCTCCCCTGA
- the accB gene encoding acetyl-CoA carboxylase biotin carboxyl carrier protein → MSVDIEELRALLKVLAEEDVAEFEHEAGGVRILVKRGAVVVAHAPLPAPKPAQGAAPAPSGPAPVDENSVDVTSPFVGTFYRAASPEAPAFVEVGSVVRPGQALCIVEAMKLMNEIEAELAGTIVEVYAQNGKPVEFGQKLFRMKKA, encoded by the coding sequence ATGTCGGTCGACATCGAAGAGCTACGCGCACTGTTGAAGGTCCTCGCAGAAGAGGACGTGGCCGAGTTCGAGCACGAGGCCGGCGGCGTCCGCATCCTCGTCAAGCGGGGCGCAGTCGTCGTCGCGCACGCGCCGCTGCCCGCGCCGAAGCCCGCCCAGGGCGCGGCCCCGGCGCCGTCTGGGCCGGCGCCTGTCGACGAGAACTCGGTCGACGTCACGAGCCCGTTCGTCGGCACGTTCTACCGCGCGGCGAGCCCCGAGGCGCCGGCGTTCGTCGAGGTGGGCTCGGTCGTGCGACCTGGACAAGCGCTCTGCATCGTAGAAGCGATGAAGCTCATGAACGAGATCGAGGCGGAGCTCGCGGGCACCATCGTCGAGGTCTACGCGCAGAACGGGAAGCCGGTGGAGTTCGGCCAGAAGCTCTTCCGCATGAAGAAGGCCTGA
- a CDS encoding FHA domain-containing protein yields MKFRLRYLQHDVELTEGQFAVGRSGTCQLSLDDPLVSRRHAVFHVADAVVKVEDLGSRNGVIVNGARVEGTVELQVGDRVLIGSQELTLLATRDGGPSARSPAAKNTVSRMTPSSGIQMPPRYDDAEPSMVRRVDQFKLLGSVAEKALALGRAGEAERLLASVLADVIESCRAGRPLPVSLVDQAAKFSARLATSTGKGGWADYVVELYAAQNRPPPAAVIDELYNAMGKVTAVDLGRLRDYVAQIQDRSSSLGPADRFLLQRLEGLERRARSIRG; encoded by the coding sequence GTGAAGTTCCGACTGCGGTACCTCCAGCATGACGTCGAGCTGACCGAGGGGCAGTTCGCGGTCGGGCGAAGCGGCACCTGCCAGCTGTCGCTCGACGATCCGCTGGTGTCCCGTCGGCATGCGGTCTTTCACGTGGCGGACGCGGTGGTGAAGGTCGAAGACCTCGGCAGCCGCAATGGCGTGATCGTGAACGGTGCTCGCGTCGAGGGCACGGTGGAGCTGCAGGTCGGCGATCGGGTCCTCATCGGCTCGCAGGAGCTCACGCTGCTCGCGACCCGGGATGGGGGGCCCTCGGCGCGCTCGCCGGCGGCGAAGAACACAGTGTCGCGCATGACGCCGAGCTCCGGCATTCAGATGCCGCCGCGTTACGACGACGCCGAGCCGAGCATGGTGCGCCGGGTCGACCAGTTCAAGCTGCTCGGCAGCGTCGCCGAGAAGGCGCTCGCCCTCGGGAGGGCGGGGGAGGCCGAGCGCCTGCTGGCCTCGGTGCTGGCCGACGTCATCGAGTCGTGCCGCGCGGGCCGTCCGCTGCCCGTCTCGCTCGTGGATCAGGCCGCGAAGTTCTCGGCGCGGTTGGCGACGTCGACCGGCAAGGGCGGATGGGCCGACTACGTGGTGGAGCTCTACGCCGCGCAGAACCGGCCGCCCCCCGCCGCGGTCATCGACGAGCTCTACAACGCGATGGGAAAGGTCACGGCGGTCGACCTCGGCCGCCTGCGCGACTACGTGGCCCAGATTCAGGATCGCTCGTCGTCGCTCGGGCCGGCCGATCGTTTCCTCCTTCAAAGGCTGGAAGGCTTGGAGCGACGGGCGCGCTCGATTCGCGGCTAG
- a CDS encoding response regulator — protein MRVLLAVDSDSVVGVLEALLVARGFAVVRERSGAKALERAAEAPPDVFVVALELAGPLDGVELCRRLRARNDTRATPILLLASSADDDLRTLARDAGCTGFYTLPVSPSALLKEIESARPRESRPPKP, from the coding sequence ATGCGCGTGCTTCTCGCCGTCGATTCGGACTCGGTCGTGGGTGTCCTTGAGGCTCTCCTCGTGGCGCGGGGGTTCGCCGTGGTGCGCGAGCGGAGCGGCGCGAAGGCGCTCGAGCGCGCGGCAGAGGCGCCCCCGGACGTCTTCGTCGTCGCGCTGGAGCTCGCCGGCCCGTTGGACGGCGTGGAGCTCTGCCGACGCCTCCGCGCGCGCAACGACACACGGGCGACCCCGATCCTCCTGCTCGCCTCGAGCGCCGACGACGATCTGCGCACGCTCGCGCGGGACGCCGGGTGCACGGGCTTCTACACGCTCCCCGTCAGCCCAAGCGCGCTCCTCAAAGAGATTGAGTCGGCGCGTCCGCGCGAGAGCCGCCCGCCGAAGCCCTGA